The Acidimicrobiia bacterium genome has a window encoding:
- a CDS encoding NAD(+)/NADH kinase: MKAVGIVAHHERAVAHELARRARTWLDERGIEVRTPESDAGPAGLHDCAVPAETFAKGLDLVLALGGDGTMLRAVRLVYPEPVPILGVNAGQLGYLSAIDAAELEDALPRLERGEFEVSERMMLEVVVRSSSGERRAFALNEAVVEKVGAGRLIRLLVSINGTPFTTYAADGVIVATATGSTAYSFSARGPIISPAHRCILLTPVSPHMLFDRALVLGADEELELLVTDGRPVALTVDGRAAGELETGDVIICRAAPGAARLVARRPDDFHQLLKAKFGLTDR; this comes from the coding sequence GTGAAGGCCGTCGGCATCGTCGCCCACCACGAACGCGCGGTCGCCCACGAGCTCGCGCGCCGCGCCCGGACGTGGCTCGACGAGCGGGGGATCGAGGTCCGCACCCCCGAGAGCGACGCCGGCCCGGCGGGTCTGCACGACTGCGCGGTTCCGGCCGAGACCTTCGCCAAGGGCCTCGACCTCGTCCTCGCGCTCGGTGGCGACGGCACGATGCTGCGCGCGGTGCGGCTCGTCTATCCCGAGCCGGTGCCGATCCTCGGCGTCAACGCGGGCCAGCTCGGCTACCTGAGCGCGATCGACGCGGCCGAGCTCGAGGACGCGCTGCCGCGGCTCGAGCGGGGCGAGTTCGAGGTGTCGGAGCGGATGATGCTCGAGGTCGTCGTGCGCTCCTCGAGCGGCGAACGGCGCGCGTTCGCGCTGAACGAGGCCGTCGTCGAGAAGGTCGGCGCGGGGCGGCTCATCCGTCTGCTCGTCTCGATCAACGGCACGCCGTTCACGACCTACGCGGCCGACGGCGTGATCGTCGCGACCGCGACCGGGTCGACCGCGTACTCCTTCTCCGCGCGCGGACCGATCATCTCGCCCGCGCACCGTTGCATCCTCCTGACACCGGTGTCGCCGCACATGCTCTTCGACCGCGCGCTCGTGCTCGGTGCCGACGAGGAGCTCGAGCTGCTCGTGACCGACGGCCGTCCCGTCGCGCTGACGGTCGACGGGCGGGCCGCGGGCGAGCTCGAGACGGGCGACGTCATCATCTGTCGCGCCGCGCCCGGCGCGGCCCGGCTCGTCGCGCGCCGCCCCGACGACTTCCATCAGCTCCTCAAGGCCAAGTTCGGGCTCACCGACCGGTGA
- the recN gene encoding DNA repair protein RecN, which yields MLTELRVENLGIIDELQVTLGSGLTAITGETGAGKTLLVEALDLLLGGRADPSLVRDGAAEARVEGRFVDEADGIEVEVVLARVLPASGRSRAYVDGRLATVGELAERGRGLVDLHGQHEQQSLLVPAEQRALLDAFAGKPAARAIAAIADARAELRAVEAAFAELGGDARARARELDLLRFELGEIDAAGIRDDDEEAKLAVAEDELANAAARREGLETAHRALDGPATDAVGDAMAALGGEGWFAGLETRLAALQSELADVARETRVSAEQVVDDPERLEEVRARRQRLLELSRKYGPTLAGVRAFAVESAERLAQLEGAESRRAALAPRRDEADAALARAAAQLLAARRAAAPKLAAAVTARLGELALGRAELRIEIELDGGDDGGEVVFVLAPNPGETARPLAKAASGGELSRVMLALRVVLSEAPPTLVFDEVDAGLGGEAGVAVGRALALLGGKHQVLCVTHLAQVAAFADSQLSVHKEEHGGRTQAGAALLLDDARVHELSRMLAGVGDSDHARRHARELLAVAAEQRAEARA from the coding sequence GTGCTGACCGAGCTGCGCGTCGAGAACCTCGGCATCATCGACGAGCTGCAGGTCACGCTCGGATCGGGTCTCACCGCAATCACGGGCGAGACCGGCGCCGGCAAGACGCTGCTCGTCGAGGCGCTCGATCTGCTGCTCGGCGGGCGCGCCGATCCCTCGCTCGTGCGCGACGGCGCCGCGGAGGCGCGGGTCGAGGGGCGGTTCGTCGACGAGGCCGACGGGATCGAGGTCGAGGTCGTGCTCGCGCGCGTGCTGCCCGCGTCGGGCCGCAGCCGCGCGTACGTCGACGGCCGGCTCGCGACCGTCGGCGAGCTCGCCGAACGTGGGCGTGGTCTCGTCGACCTGCACGGTCAGCACGAGCAGCAGTCGCTCCTCGTTCCCGCGGAGCAGCGTGCGTTGCTCGACGCGTTCGCGGGAAAGCCCGCGGCGCGGGCGATCGCGGCAATCGCCGACGCGCGCGCCGAGCTGCGCGCGGTCGAGGCTGCGTTCGCGGAGCTCGGTGGCGACGCGCGCGCTCGCGCGCGTGAGCTGGATCTCCTGCGCTTCGAGTTGGGCGAGATCGACGCCGCGGGAATCCGTGACGACGACGAAGAGGCGAAGCTCGCGGTCGCGGAGGACGAGCTCGCGAACGCAGCCGCGCGTCGAGAGGGGCTCGAGACCGCACACCGCGCGCTCGACGGACCCGCGACCGACGCGGTCGGCGACGCGATGGCCGCGCTCGGCGGGGAAGGGTGGTTCGCGGGACTCGAGACGCGGCTCGCGGCGCTGCAGTCGGAGCTCGCCGACGTCGCGCGCGAGACGCGGGTCTCGGCCGAGCAGGTCGTCGACGATCCGGAACGGCTCGAGGAGGTGCGCGCGCGTCGTCAGCGGCTGCTCGAGCTGAGCCGCAAGTACGGTCCGACGCTCGCCGGCGTGCGCGCGTTCGCGGTCGAGTCTGCGGAGCGACTCGCGCAGCTCGAGGGCGCGGAGTCTCGTCGTGCGGCGCTCGCGCCCCGGCGCGACGAAGCCGACGCCGCGCTCGCGCGCGCGGCCGCGCAGCTCCTCGCGGCCCGGCGCGCGGCGGCGCCCAAGCTCGCGGCCGCGGTCACCGCGCGCCTCGGCGAGCTCGCGCTGGGTCGGGCCGAGCTCCGCATCGAGATCGAGCTCGACGGGGGAGACGACGGCGGCGAGGTGGTGTTCGTGCTCGCGCCGAACCCGGGTGAGACGGCCCGGCCGCTGGCGAAGGCCGCGTCGGGCGGCGAGCTGTCGCGGGTGATGCTGGCCCTGCGGGTGGTGCTCTCCGAGGCGCCGCCTACGCTGGTGTTCGACGAGGTCGACGCGGGCCTCGGTGGTGAGGCCGGCGTGGCGGTAGGCCGAGCGCTTGCCCTGCTCGGAGGCAAGCATCAGGTGCTGTGCGTCACCCATCTCGCCCAGGTCGCCGCCTTCGCCGACTCGCAGCTCTCGGTGCACAAGGAGGAGCACGGCGGTCGCACGCAGGCCGGCGC